A window from Propionispora vibrioides encodes these proteins:
- a CDS encoding glycosyltransferase family 2 protein, with the protein MAFISIVVPVFNEQDNIRVFYQEVVRHMEQTDYSFELLFVDDGSSDKTALLLDKLARVDDRVRAILLARNFGHQVALTCGLDHAKGDAVITMDGDMQHPPDMLPLLLSRWQEGYEVVQTIRKDTEGVSQFKRFTSAMFYRIMNGMSNIRVAEGGSDFRLLDRKAVETLKNFKEKARFIRGIVGNLGYRQTEIEFVAPQRFAGTSKFSLKKMLNFGLDGITAYSRLPLRMAFYLGLLSGLLSFLVTLDVVYTKLFTAEAVPGWATIAASVLLLGGLQLVGLGIIGEYVGRVFEEVKQRPLYWVSKELTGANEARQPRKDVVA; encoded by the coding sequence ATGGCGTTTATTTCTATTGTTGTTCCTGTCTTTAATGAACAGGATAATATAAGGGTATTTTACCAGGAAGTAGTTCGGCATATGGAGCAAACGGACTATTCGTTCGAACTCCTGTTTGTTGATGATGGCTCCAGCGATAAGACGGCACTGCTCTTGGACAAGCTGGCACGGGTTGACGACAGGGTACGGGCTATTTTGCTTGCCCGCAATTTTGGCCACCAGGTTGCCCTGACTTGCGGCCTGGATCATGCAAAGGGCGATGCGGTCATTACCATGGACGGTGATATGCAGCATCCGCCTGATATGCTGCCTCTGCTTTTAAGCAGATGGCAGGAAGGTTATGAAGTGGTGCAAACTATACGGAAGGATACGGAAGGCGTATCTCAATTTAAGCGGTTTACTTCCGCCATGTTTTACCGCATTATGAATGGCATGTCCAATATCCGGGTGGCAGAAGGCGGTTCAGATTTTAGACTGCTGGACAGAAAGGCCGTGGAAACGTTAAAGAACTTTAAAGAAAAGGCCAGGTTTATCCGCGGTATCGTCGGTAATCTGGGCTACCGGCAAACCGAGATTGAATTTGTTGCTCCTCAGCGTTTTGCGGGGACTTCGAAGTTTTCGTTAAAAAAAATGCTGAATTTTGGTCTGGATGGAATTACGGCCTATTCCCGGCTGCCGTTGAGGATGGCCTTTTATTTGGGGCTGCTGTCCGGTTTGTTGAGTTTTCTGGTGACTTTGGATGTAGTTTATACGAAGCTGTTTACCGCCGAGGCTGTCCCAGGCTGGGCAACTATCGCGGCCAGTGTTTTACTGCTGGGTGGATTACAGCTCGTAGGGCTCGGAATCATCGGGGAATATGTGGGGCGGGTTTTTGAAGAAGTCAAACAACGTCCGCTTTATTGGGTGAGTAAAGAACTGACCGGTGCCAATGAAGCCCGTCAGCCCAGGAAAGATGTGGTAGCCTGA
- a CDS encoding collagen-like protein: VTGATGDTGATGDTGATGDTGATGVTGATGDTGATGDTGATGVTGATGDTGATGVTGATGDTGATGVTGATGDTGATGATGATGETGATGATGETGATGATGAAGVAGLVGLAGATGATGSFVAEDSFSGFLPTVSTSASTQLTGWTVTAPYFDSADFDEVAGNYTVPATGYYSIQATINYSTTAAITVSLGAGVDPAFVVRRTSPTTTDLISGLFPVLNVNVALVLTLRTILGNGTVTLAGEVQLDAGDVIGLFYEANGLTIPLDLGSAPGTVWSVVRLT; the protein is encoded by the coding sequence GTAACCGGAGCGACTGGCGATACGGGAGCAACTGGTGATACAGGAGCGACTGGCGATACGGGAGCAACTGGAGTAACAGGTGCAACCGGCGATACAGGTGCGACCGGCGATACGGGGGCTACTGGAGTAACCGGAGCAACCGGTGATACGGGAGCAACTGGTGTAACCGGAGCGACTGGTGATACAGGAGCCACCGGAGTAACAGGAGCAACCGGCGATACGGGTGCTACCGGAGCAACAGGAGCCACCGGTGAGACAGGAGCTACTGGAGCCACCGGTGAGACAGGAGCTACCGGAGCCACCGGCGCTGCCGGCGTTGCAGGTCTCGTAGGTCTCGCCGGAGCCACCGGTGCTACTGGTTCCTTTGTAGCTGAAGATAGCTTCTCAGGATTTCTTCCTACTGTTTCTACAAGTGCAAGCACCCAATTAACCGGGTGGACTGTGACTGCGCCTTATTTTGACAGTGCGGATTTTGATGAGGTGGCAGGAAACTATACCGTTCCGGCGACAGGGTATTACTCAATTCAGGCAACCATCAACTATTCCACTACGGCTGCTATCACCGTTTCGCTTGGTGCAGGTGTCGATCCTGCTTTTGTAGTCAGAAGAACCAGCCCGACAACTACGGATTTAATTAGCGGCCTGTTCCCGGTATTAAACGTAAATGTCGCTCTAGTATTAACGTTACGGACGATTCTTGGTAATGGTACAGTGACTTTGGCTGGGGAAGTTCAGCTAGATGCCGGTGATGTTATAGGTCTCTTCTATGAGGCGAATGGATTAACTATTCCTCTTGACTTAGGAAGCGCTCCAGGTACTGTGTGGTCTGTCGTTAGATTGACTTAA